In uncultured Desulfuromonas sp., the genomic stretch AGTATGCACTCGTGGCCAGGAATAACACTCGCCGAGGCCATCCACCAGCACCCGCACCTCAACGCCCGCTTCCGCCCGCTCAATCAACGCCTGGACAAACTCGCGCCCACAAAATTGGGTATCAAAAATATAACTGGACAGATCGACACTGCGCTCGGCGGCACGAATCGATTTGAGCATAACCGGGTAGGCCTGCTCGCCGTTATACAGCGGCACCACCCGGTTGCCGCCAAGAAGAGGGCGCCGTGTTACGGCATCAGCCAGGTGGCGTTGCAACTGATAATTCTGAGTATGAAACGGCGTACGTAGCGTAACACTGCTCTCGCACGGCACTTCTTCTTCGGCAACATAGATCCCTTCGCCACGCTGCTGCCAGCGCAATGCCCGCGTGCGGATGCGATTGATCCCCATCAGCCAGTAGAGCGCAACACCGACTCCGGGCAGCGCCAGACAGACAATGATCCAGGCCAGTGCCGCACGCGGATCACGCTTGTTGAGCAAGGCGTGAACCGCAACCGCCAAAGACAGCAGGTTCACGATCACAATGCCCACAGAAAATGCGTTCATAACCCCTCGTTCCGCCTAGCGCAACCGCGTTGCACAACGTGGACAGCTCAGCATACTGGTGGACGTGACCGGATGACCACAGGTCGGGCAGGTAAACCAGTAATGGCAAAAACGGCACTGATTATCCGACAGACCCTGCTTTTTCTTGCATTTCGGACAACGACGGTACATTTTGCGCCGCACGATATAATCTTCAAACAACAAGCCACAGCGCGGACAACTATCGCGACCCTGAGATATTTCAGCACCACACTGCGGATTGGGACAGACAAACACCCGCTTGCAGTTGCGACACCAGTATTTCCCTTTTTGCGGCTCATGACATTCAGGACATTTCTCCATACAACCTCCCATCTGTTACCAACCTGAACATTTTATCTGGAAACTTCGGCAACAGCCTTAACTATAACAAATCACAGCGCAGTCAAACAGTAGCCCTTTTTACAGGTTAAAAACATAAGAATAATAGAATCTACATTCGTATAACATTCCAATAAAAAATGCTTTTTTTGCCGTTTGTCTGTAGAAAACAATGACCATTCGGTATATGGTGACAACTCCAAAATAATGATGTTTAGAAGGAGTTTCCGATTATGAATTCTCGTAAAATCCTCATCATTGGTGGTGTTGCTGCGGGTATGAAAACCGCGTGTCGTCTACGTCGCCTTGATGCCAATGCTGAAATTACCGTCATCGATCGAACCAAAAACATCTCTTACGGCGCCTGCCCGTTACCTTACTATATTGAAGGGCTCTACGAAGACCTGATGGAGGTGCGCAAAACGCCTGTCGGTGTCCTGCGTGATGAGGCTTTTTTTGCCAATGTCAAAGGATTCACCACCCTAACCCGCAACGAAGCAACAGCGATTGATCGCGACGCTAAAACGGTCACCATCCGATCTCTGGACGATGATTGTGTGCAAACCCTCAACTATGACACCTTGGTGATGGCGACAGGAAATACACCGATTGTCCCTCCGGTTCCAGGTCACGATCTTGACGGTGTTCTTCCGCTCAAGACCATGGAACACGCCCAACAACTTGACACACTGGCCGACACAGCCAAAAATGCCGTGGTGGTTGGTGGTGGTCTGATTGGTTTGGAAGTGGCCGAAGCCCTCACCAAACGTGGGATCAACGTCACTCTGCTGGAGATGAAGGATCAGGTAATGGCCACGGCCCTTGATTTCAGCAGCGCAGCCATTGTCCATCGGGAACTGCGTAAGAACGGTGTCAACCTGCGCTTGGCTGAACCGCTGCTGCGCATCGAAGGACAAAATCGTGTTGAAAAAGTGATCACTGATCAGGGCGAATACCCGGCTGACATGGTGATTATGGCTATTGGCGTGCGCCCGGTTACGAATCTGGCCAAGGATGCCGGCATTGAACTGGGAGCGACCGGTGCCATAGCCGTTGATGATCAGATGCGAACCAACGATCCCGCCATCTTTGCCGTTGGTGACTGTGTCGAATCCATCGACCAATTGACCGGTAAACCGGTCTATGTACCGCTCGGTTCCACGGCCAATAAACACGGCCGTGTTGCCGCCAATGTGATCGCCGGTCAAGCAGATCGCTTTCCCGGTATTCTCGGCAGCCTGGTGGTTAAAGTATTTGATCTGAATGTTGCCCGCACCGGACTCAGCGCTGAAGATGCCCGCCTTAATGGCTACGATTCCGTCAGCCTGATCGCCACCTCGCCGGACATCGCCCATCTGTATCCCGGCAACAAACCAATTATTATCAAGCTGATTGCTGACCGGCAAAGCCGCAAGCTGCTCGGTGCCCAGATCGTCGGCCCCGGCGTGGTGGACAAGCGACTCGACGTTGTCGCCACGGCCGTGACCATGGGCGCGACAGTCGATCAGCTCGCGCAATTTGATCTGTGTTATGCACCGCCGTTTGCCAATGCGATGGACGCCCTGATTCAGGCGGCCAATGCCATGCGCAACAAACTTGACGGCCTGGCCGACAGCATGAGCCCCTGCGAAGCGGTTGATCTGGTCAACAGTGGCGAGCCTGTCATATTGCTGGATGTCCGCTCTCCGGCTGAGCACGATGAGATCCGCATTCCCGGCGCAACGCTGTTGCCGCTTGGAGCGTTGCGTAAACGCCTTGATGAGCTGCCAAAAGACCAGTTGATTATTCCATTTTGTAAACTGAGTCTGCGCGGCTTTGAAGCGCAGATCATTCTACAACAGGCCGGTTTTACCAATGTCCGCTACATGGAAGGCGGCGTCCTTGCCTGGCCTTATGAATTCGAATAATTTCGGTTAAGATCATCCTTCCAAGCCGAGGCCAACGCCTCGGCTTTTTTATTTCCCCGCCTGATAGTCTTCGACTAAATAATCAGTAATTCCAATTGGACATATCAAATCATCTGATTTAGTTTGGACTCGCTAATCGTTCATCTCCTGACAAGGATCTGCGTATGATTGACGGCGACCAACTCCTCAACGAACTGAGCACCGAAAAACAGCGGTTGATCAAAAAGTTCAAGCTGGTTCCCAAACAGGTCGAGAACAAGATTTACTGGGTACGCTGCTTTGCTAATCGTCCCGACCATCCTTATGCGACGCATCGCGCTTTTCGTCGCTGCCACATCCTTGAGCTGGTCTTCTCTTTCTACGATCTATGCGTCGCCAAAATGACCTATTTCCGCCAGAACCTGCATCTCTACACGCCATGCAAGCAGGATTACCGCAGTGGAAAACTGGAACCCTGTGACCTGTGGGATATGGAATTTTTGCGTATGAACAACACTGACATTGCCATTGACCTGCGCAATCTGGCGGAGATCAGCGAAATTGAAGTTTTCCGGACCATGTGTCGTTGGCTCGAAGAACAGAAACGGCCCCCGTTACGCATGGTTCATTCTTCCAATGCCTCTTAGTTTCACCATAAAAAAAGGCCCTTCAAAATGAAGAGCCTTTTTTCAAGTATTCGCAAAAAAGGTCAATTAATACCAGTAACTCAAACGCAGAACCCCATAGCGATAAGTCAGATCCTGGTCTTTAAACTCCTGTTCGGGAAAATAAAAATCAAGGTCAACCTGATAAGCCCCTTCGCGCCAATGGACACCGCAACTCAAGGTATTCACACCCCGTTCCGGCTCAACACGGTAATCGCTACTGCTCACCCCTTCGAGAAACACGTTCTTATCGACGATTTTGCGCTCTCCATACAGGGTGAAATAGACTGATTTTGGCGCATTTGGTTCGGGCGTCGCCGAGAGTTCAGGCAGTTGATAACCAAACCGCACTCCGACTCCCGCACTGAGATCAACAAGGATATTGCCTCCCTGGCCTTCCAACATGGTGATCAGATCCAGACCATAGCCTGAAGGCGTCCTGACAAGGGGTTGTTGCCACAGCAGTTCGACACCGACAATCCAGCCCCAACGCTCAGAGATCTGACTGTCCCACCCTTCATAGTCATCAAAACCCAGAACCTGATGGGCGACATCCTGAAATTCCTCACCCAGAGCCCGTTCGCCGGTGGTACCAAAACTGACACTGGTGGTCATTAGAACCACCGGACACAGCTGATAGCGATAATCGCCACGAGCATATAACCAAGCCGCGTAAGGGTGCTGTCCGGGAGGGGGCATCTCGCTATTATCGCGGTCCGGCGTATAGATATCCTGACCGAGCCTGACCGTAAAGGGTGATGCCTGGGGAGTGAAAGCAATGTCCCAGCCACTGGTATAACCCCGATCCTGATTAAAGAAACTGTCGTTGGCAATACCAAGACTCCACAACGACGCCGTGTCGTCTTGCGCCGCCACCGGCGCTACGCCCATAAGCACACTGAAACACAAGACAACACCAACAAGGAACCTATGACCTGGCATGCAACCTCCTGACAACAGTTAGAAAAAATGAATGTCCATCCTAACTGAAAGATTGGTTGCATGCACGGCTGTTTGTCGTTTTGCTACAGCAGATCGAGATAAGAGCGCAAATAACGGCCGGTATGGGAGTGGCTGTTAAGCGCCACCTGTTCCGGCGTGCCGCTGGCAACAATCATCCCGCCGCCACTGCCCCCTTCGGGGCCGAGGTCGATAACATGGTCGGCAGTTTTGATCACATCAAGGTTGTGCTCAATGATAATCACGGTGTTGCCGGTGTCCACCAACCGGTGCAATACCTCCATCAACTTGCGCACATCGTCAAAGTGAAGACCGGTGGTCGGCTCATCGAGAATATAAATAGTGCGCCCGGTGGCCCGTTTTCCGAGCTCCTTGGCCAACTTAACCCGCTGTGCCTCGCCCCCGGACAGGGTGGTGGCGCTTTGCCCCAGCTTGATGTAGCCGAGGCCGACATCGCGGATGGTCTGCAGTTTGTTGTGAATACGCGGAATGTTTTCGAGAAACTTGCTGGCCTGATTGACCGTCATGTCGAGAATATCAGCAATACTTTTGCCCTTGTAATGCACTTGCAGGGTCTCGCGGTTGTAACGGGCACCGCCACACACTTCGCACTGGACATAGACATCGGGCAGAAAGTGCATCTCAATCTTCAGTACGCCGTCGCCGTTACACGCCTCGCAACGACCACCCTTGACGTTAAACGAAAAACGTCCCGGCTTGTAGCCGCGAATTTTAGCTTCCGGCAATTGGGCAAACAGCTCACGAATATCGCTGAACACCCCGGTGTAGGTGGCCGGGTTGGAGCGTGGCGTACGGCCGATGGGTGACTGATCAATATCGACCACTTTGTCGAGGTGCTCCAGACCACTGATCCCCTTGAGCTTACCGGACTTCTCGCGACTGCGGTTAAGGTGCTGGGCAAGACTGCGATACAGGGTATCGATCACCAACGTCGATTTGCCAGAGCCGGACACACCGGTGACACAGGTCATAACGCCGAGAGGAAAGCGGGCATCGACTTTCTGCAGATTGTTGGCCTC encodes the following:
- a CDS encoding lipid A deacylase LpxR family protein, whose amino-acid sequence is MPGHRFLVGVVLCFSVLMGVAPVAAQDDTASLWSLGIANDSFFNQDRGYTSGWDIAFTPQASPFTVRLGQDIYTPDRDNSEMPPPGQHPYAAWLYARGDYRYQLCPVVLMTTSVSFGTTGERALGEEFQDVAHQVLGFDDYEGWDSQISERWGWIVGVELLWQQPLVRTPSGYGLDLITMLEGQGGNILVDLSAGVGVRFGYQLPELSATPEPNAPKSVYFTLYGERKIVDKNVFLEGVSSSDYRVEPERGVNTLSCGVHWREGAYQVDLDFYFPEQEFKDQDLTYRYGVLRLSYWY
- a CDS encoding FAD-dependent oxidoreductase; amino-acid sequence: MNSRKILIIGGVAAGMKTACRLRRLDANAEITVIDRTKNISYGACPLPYYIEGLYEDLMEVRKTPVGVLRDEAFFANVKGFTTLTRNEATAIDRDAKTVTIRSLDDDCVQTLNYDTLVMATGNTPIVPPVPGHDLDGVLPLKTMEHAQQLDTLADTAKNAVVVGGGLIGLEVAEALTKRGINVTLLEMKDQVMATALDFSSAAIVHRELRKNGVNLRLAEPLLRIEGQNRVEKVITDQGEYPADMVIMAIGVRPVTNLAKDAGIELGATGAIAVDDQMRTNDPAIFAVGDCVESIDQLTGKPVYVPLGSTANKHGRVAANVIAGQADRFPGILGSLVVKVFDLNVARTGLSAEDARLNGYDSVSLIATSPDIAHLYPGNKPIIIKLIADRQSRKLLGAQIVGPGVVDKRLDVVATAVTMGATVDQLAQFDLCYAPPFANAMDALIQAANAMRNKLDGLADSMSPCEAVDLVNSGEPVILLDVRSPAEHDEIRIPGATLLPLGALRKRLDELPKDQLIIPFCKLSLRGFEAQIILQQAGFTNVRYMEGGVLAWPYEFE